The sequence below is a genomic window from Vibrio spartinae.
TCGTGACACAGCAAAACCTGCCTGATATATCACACAGGGTGAGGATGTCCCGAATTGAGGTTTACTGAACGACTAGCGGAGGTGAGCGCGCAAAATAAGCTAAAAACGGCAGGCTTATTCTGATGATTTCAGACGTCGGCTCGCTATATCCGTGAGACGCGATAACCGGCAGAATCAGCGCAGAAGATTGAATGGCATGGTGAATCCCGGCAAATAGCTGACAGTCA
It includes:
- a CDS encoding DUF2607 family protein, whose amino-acid sequence is MLAASKTIRPPMTRLPRKMVALAAIFLMLWLSAAYIIHQADTLAVHHQHHDCQLFAGIHHAIQSSALILPVIASHGYSEPTSEIIRISLPFLAYFARSPPLVVQ